In Granulicella sibirica, the sequence GGCGACACCTCCGGGACCAGTGTGGGCAGAAAGATTGCGGTCTCGTTCCCGGGCGAACGTGGCGAAATCCAGACTGACATCGAGAGTGGGATCGAGAGTCTGGAGCTTAGACATGGGTAATCTCGGCCAGTTGGTTGGAGAGCCGGAGAGCCTTGCTGCGGATAGCGATGACCTCATCACGAATCTCTTCGGATTCCTGGCGGCTGCGCTGGTCGAGAACCTCATTGCGGGCGCGGTTGTCGCGGAGGCCGTCGAGGGTAGCCTGGGTCTGGTCGATGGAGCGGCTGAGCTCGCCAATGAGGCGGTCCTTGAGGGTCGCGAAAAGGTTCTCGTTATTTTCGTCAACAGAGTGGGAGAGGTTGCGGCTCCTGACCTCCTCGTCGATGCGCTGGAGGATCTCCTTGCGGTAGCGGGTCATGAAGCGCTCGGCGCGGTCCTCGCTGAAGGCCCAGCGCGCCATCTTGCCTCCGGTGAAGATCGAGATGAGCCCGAGGCCGATCATGATGGGAAGCGAGAGAGGAAGACTGATCGCTCCGAGGAGGAGGCCGCCGACGAAAAAGGTTCCGACACTGGCGACTCCTCCGACAGCCGCGCCCTTAAAGCCGGCTTCGCGATAGCCTGACCATATCCCCCCGAAGCCGGTGAAGACGGAGATGGCGGCGACGATGGCCTCATTGCCGCGCGTGGCCTGTTCGGATGGATCAAGCTGCACGGTGCCGAACTGCTGCTCGATGCCGCCGAGGGTCTCTCCAACGTTAACAGCGAAATCCTTAAGACGCTCGATCTCAACCTGGAAATCCCGTTCGATTTCGAGCTGAAGTGCTTCCGAGGAGCGAAGGACGCGCAGCTTAACGGCGCTGCTGATGCGCTTGTTCAGGTCTTCGGTGAAGGCGGGTAGCTTGTCCTTGGTGAGATCGTCTGAGGTCGGATGGGTTGCGTCGATGACCTCTCCAGCGGCCGCAGCGAGATCGTCGCCAAGGCGGGCGACCATGGGTAGCAGGCGCTGCTGCGTGCGGAATTTGGCATTATCGATTTTACGGATCTCGGCATCACGGCGGCTACGAAGGCTTTCGAGTTCCGCGACGGCCTGTTCGTACTTGGCCTGAAACTCATGCTGAGCCATGCTGATGGCACCGAACTCGATATTCAATTTCTTGACGATCTCTTCACTCGTGGCGAGGATGCGATTCGCGATGACCTGGAGTTCTATGGTGCCGCGACCGTGAGTGAGGAACTTTTCAAGCGCGGACGTGAACTCGGAGAAGCGGCTCTCTTCCATCAGCTTCTTGTTATCGCTCTCTTGGGCCTCGAGTGCCAGGGCGGAGGAGAGCGGAAAGACAGTGGGGTTACCGATCTGCTGGCGATAGCGCTTGAAGTCTTCGCTCGCAGGGTCAAACTGCTCCCTGAGGCGCATGTCAACGGCATCGGTGATGCGCTTTTCAATCACCTTGACAATTTTTTCGCGATCGCGCGGGGAGCGCAGGCGATCCATGGCGTTGACCACAAAGAGGACGCGGCCGAGATCGTTGAGCAGCAAATGGCGGGTGAGGAACTCGCCTTCGTAGTGGTCGAAAGGAGCTTCTGGCATGATGACCAGTATGGCGGCGTCGACCTTGGGCAGGACGGACATAGTCACGGCGGTCATTGTGTCGTCATCGTTCAGCCCCGGGGTGTCGATAATGTCGACATTGTTGCGGCAGTACTCGGTGGGGTAATGGACGATGGCTTCTTCCACCTGGGCGGCATTCGATTCGGACTGCGGGGTCAGCTTGGTAACGTATTCGGAAAGCTGGGTGATGTCGATTTCTTCGGTGCGAGCCTGTTCTCCGGGCTCGGCCTTGTAGTGGATGGTGACTGAGGGTCGAAGCGCGTAGGTGACGCGATTCAAGGTGGCGGAGCAGGGCTCTACGTCCGACGGCAGGATATTCTTGCCGAGCAACGCGTTGATGAAAGTGCTCTTGCCACGCTTGAATTCACCGACGACAGCGATGAGGAAGCGTTTGTTCTCGATGCGGCTGAGCACCTCGCGAGTAAGGTCCACGATCGAGGGATTAATCTTAGTTTTTACGGAGAGATCGATGATGCGTTTGAGGTCTGTGACGCAGCCGAGTTCGATACGCTTGTAGGACAGGAAATCATTGGGCGAACCGCCAGCCGGTGCAGATGAGTCGGGGTTATCTTCCTGGGACTGCGTCTGTGCGTGGATGGTCGATGACTCTTCAGCGATTCTCGAATCGGACATTTTCCCCCCTTCGTAAACGGTGATATCTGCTTGGCCTCGGGTTGATAGATACTTCCTGCAAGAGCATGCAGTTTGAAATCGTGCTGAGTGAGGGCAAACCGAGCTACTTCAAGGAGTTTAGGAGCTAGATAGCCCGCCATGCTGCGTGAACTCGCCGTTCTGTCTGGCTGCAGTCTAAGAGGCGCGAGGGTGGCATCAGCATAGTGAATACTCTGTCGCCACGCCCAGCTATATAAGTCAGCGAGTTATCGATGCAAAACATAAGTTACCCGTAGAGCAATTAGTTTTGTAGCTGCGGATCGAAGCGTTGCAGCGTACAAGCCGACCTCACGACGGATCTCCATAGCCCGAAGTGAACGGAAAATGGCGCGAATGGCGCATGCAATTGGACAGCAGATATGATCGTGGACACAGAACCGTCATCTTGGGGCTGCGGGAACGAGCAAAAAGATACCGGAACACAGTCAGCAGGTCAATTCTTATTTACAGGCAGCCGATCTGATCGGGCTATGAGCCTGGCGTGCTTTTCCGAGCGCTTGTCGAGCATGTAAATGGCTGGATAGGAGTTATGGAGAACTCGAGCGCGACAACCGCTTGTCAATACTAAAGGCCGGGACTTCTTGCATCTGATAATGCTGTCTCATGTCTGGTGGAACTGAGGCGCAAAAGCAATAACAATGTCGTAGCTCTGCAAGGCCAAGATGTCGCTGCCCCATCCAACAATAGCAACATGGATCTGTATGCCGAGACATCGGCTTGGGGACTCATCGCTCGGACTTGCAGCCGGAAATTCGATTGACAGCGTGGTCGAGTTCTATGAGAACGATGGCACGAAATTCTTTTCGCCGAGCCACCGATGGAAGCAATGCCCGACGGATGAAGTACCATGTGGTCGATGATTCGAATGTCAGCACTTTTGGGACTAAAGTGCACCACACACGAGGCCGACAAGAAGCGACGATGCGTCATCCTGCCTCTACTCGTCCTCGCGTTCGCGATCCCCATGAGGAGCGCTCTCCTCGTTGGGCAGGCGCCCACAGCGATTCTGCTGACGGGTAAGGTGGTGGGCCTGGATGGCAAGCCGGCAGCAGGTGCCGAGGTGAAACTGCGTGAACAGGCAACGGACGACGTGACCGTTACTACGGACGCCTCCGGCTCGTTCGAACTGAAGTCGCCGCCGCAAACCCGCTATGTCCTGAGCGCGGATACCGTCGATCACCGGCATGGAGAGTTGGCAGTCGCAGAGTTGGCAGTCGCAGAGCCGAGAGAGGGTCTGCGAATCGTGGTGAAGACAGGTGCCGGGGCACAGGCCGCGATGGATTTTGCGGATAAGCCAAACTTCACCGTGGCGGGAATCACTGACTGGACGGCGGTCGGAGGGCACGGCTCTGACGCGACGTTGCGTACGAGTGAAGAGATCGCCCGGCAGACGGCGGCGTTGAAGAACTCAGCGCCAGAGAGGGGTCCGGGCTCGAAGAGGGAAGAGGGCGCGAAGGAAGTTGCCCTGCGCGAGGCAGTCACCGCTCAGCCGGAGAGCTATGCTGCTAACCGGGCGTTGGGGGACTTTTATCTGCAGGCCACGCGGTATGCAGAAGCCTCCGGCTTTCTCGAAACAGCGTCCCGGCTTCACGGTGGATCGGCTCCGGATGAATATAACGCGGCCCTGGCGTGCCGGGGTGAGGGAGACTTTGCGAGGGCGCGGCAGCATGTGATGCGGGCGCTGGAGAAAGAGGATCGAGCGGCCTACCACGCACTGGCTGGGGATCTGGATGAGCGGTTGGGCGATCCGCTCGCTGCAGCGCGAGAGGACGAACGGGCAACCGCGCTTGAGCCAAGTGAGGCGAATTACTTTGCGTGGGGGTCGGAGCTTCTGGTGCATCGAGCGATCTGGCAGGCCGTGGAGGTATTTTCCAGGGGAGCTCAACTGCACCCGGAGTCGCAACGGCTGAAGATGGGACAAGGGGCAGCTTTATTCGGCGGCGCCAGATACGATGAGGCGGCCGAGCGGCTGTGCGAGGCTTCCGACCTCGATCCTGCGAACCGCGAGACGTACGTTTTTCTTGGGAAGGTGGGGCTTGCATCGCCTTCGCCCGCGGCTTGCGTGGGTAAAAAGCTGAAGCGATTTGTCAGCATGCGTCCCGAGGATGCGGATGCGAATTACTACGAGGCGATGATCCTTATAAAGGGCAGGGAACCCGGGGAGCAGGGGCGTGCGGCGGATCTGCTGCGAAAGGCGGTTGCGTTGAACCCGCAGTTCGCCGAGGGGTATCTGCAACTTGGAATCCTGGCCCTCGCACGGCGAGACAATGCGGGTGCGCAGGCGGAGTTTGAGCGGGCGATCAAGGCCGATGCTTCATTGGCGGAGGCGCATTATCGGCTGGGAGTGTTATATGACCGCGCGGGTAATTCAGAGAGAGCAAGAGTTGAGTTTGCGCGGCATGAGGAACTGGTCAAGGACAAAGCAGAGGCGGTCGAGCGGGAACGGCGCGAGGTAAAGCAGTTCCTTGTAACGTCCGGGGATACACATACGAAGTGACGTTAGGCGGGCTTTCGCGGGCTGCCGGGAACCGTCGCGATGATGCCCTGGCCTTCGCGGATGGTGAGAATCTGATTGGCCTTGATGTGGGTGAACTTTTCTGATTTGCCGGTGGTGGGCCAGATGATTTCGATCGTATCGGCGAAGCCCGCCTGGCCGAGTCCAAAGTGAAGGCGGAGGTCGGACTGCGACATGACGCTGGTGCCGCTGTGGACCTCATCCATCTGCGTGTGTTTGCCGGTCGTCACGCGGGCGCGGGCGCCAATCGCTGTGCGGTTGCAATGGGTGCCGATCAGTTTGAGCTTGATCCAGTTGCCGGACGCGACGCCGGTGTTTCGTAAGAGAGATGGCACGTCGTTCATGTTAAGGATGAGAGCGTCCATGCCGCCGTCGTTGTCGTAGTCGCCGAACGCCGCGCCGCGGCTCGAGAAACGCTGGGCGATGCCCGGACCCATCTGGGCGGACACATCCTTGAAGCGTCCGTTTCCCAGGTTGCGGTAAACAAGGCGGGGGTTCTTGAAGGTTTGATTGAAGTGGTAGCTGTCTATCTCCGGATAGACATGCCCGTTGACCTGCATGATGTCCTGCCAGCCGTCATTGTCGATATCGAGAAAGCCGCAGCCCCACGCGACGAACTGGTCGTTGACGCTGGTCCCGGCGTCTGTAGTGAGGTCCGTGAATGAGGCTTTCCCGTCGTTGTGGTAAAGGTTGCTGGTGTCGTCGGCGAAGTTGGTCTTGAAGATGTCGAAGTTGCCGTCGCAGTCGTAGTCGCCGACGGCAACTCCCATGCCTGCCTGTTCGCGACCGCCCTCAGAGTAGGCGCAGCCCGCTGCGACGGCGATGTCGGTGAAGGTGCCATCGTGGTTGTTCCTGAAAAGGATACTTGGCTGTGAGTCGACAGCGATGTAGATATCGGGCCAGCCGTCGTTGTCGAAGTCATAGCTGACGGCGGTGATGGAGTAGCGCGGACCCGGCTTGAGAATCCCGGACTTCTCCGAGACATCGGTAAAGGTTCCGTCCCCGTTGTTGCGATAGAGGAGGTTCGTGTCGGCGGGCAGGCCGCGCGGGCCGCACAGGATGGGAACACCCTTCCACTGGCAGAAGTGGGTGTCGGCGGCGGGGGGGATCTCGCTGGGGTCGAGTTTGAGGTAGTTGCAGACGAAGAGGTCGAGGTGGCCGTCGCGGTTGTAGTCGAGGAACGTGCAGCCAGCTCCCCAGCGGACGCGGTCCTGAAGAAGACCGGCTTGTTTGGTCACGTCGGTGAACGTGCCGTCTCCGTGATTGCGCATGAGGCGGTTCTGACCCCAGAAGCAGCAGAACAGGTCGTCGAGGCCATCGTTGTTGTAGTCGCCGACACAGACGCCGGTCTGCCAGCCGGTGATTCCGAGGCCGGATCCTTCCGTGATGTCGGTGAAGGTGCCATCGCGGTTGTTCTTGTAAAGGTGGGCGGTGGGGGCTTTGCCGGTTGGCCACTCGGTGCCGAGGCGGTTGCCGTTTGTGAGATAGATATCGAGCCAGCCGTCATGGTCGAAATCGTAGAAAGCAAGGCCGCTGCCCTTGGCTTCGATGATGGATCGCTTGTGATCAATGCCCCCCCAGACGTTAGGGATGGTGAGGCCTGCCTGCCTGGCTACGTCGACAAACTGGACTGGGGGTGTGGGGGCTTTGATGGTCTGGAGGAGGGCTGGGTCGGTCCAGCGGTGGAGCGGAGTGGCCAGGGCTTCGGTAAGCGTGTTCCCGAGGAGGAGGAGGGATGAACCAAGGAAGTGGCGGCGGGGGAGCAGCATACGGGGCGATTATACGGCGGCGGCTGGCGGCTCCCGGACTGGTGCCTGTCGGTGACTACCGGTATCGAAGCCAAAACAGACCACTTCCGGATACCACACCGCTGTCCAGCTCTTCCATACTTCGCCCCACGTTCTGCACCACAAAAACCTTCTGGTGAAACATTGGGAAATTTCCATCGTCAACCCGTAACCCCTTTAGAACACGACGATTGCAGCAAGAAACATAATAGGTTACATTTCACACCAATTTTAAGGAAGATATTCCACCACAGGTCAGACCAATGAATCACTCGTCAAGGGTTTGCAGCGCCTTTTTGGCAGCTGAGCTCTGGGGGTTCAGTCGGAGCAGATCCTGAATGACTTTGCGGGCTCTCGGCTTGTCGCCCTGGGTCAGGTAAAGGCTGCCCAGATTGAGGTAGGTCCCTTCGTATGCGGGGCTCAGCCTCATGCACGTGAGGAACTGCTGCTCGCCCCTTGCGTTGTCGCCCTGGCGGACGTAGAGGACGCCGAGGTTGTTGAGGGCTTCGGGGTAGTCGGGCCGTAGAGCGATCGCTTTCTGGAGGTACTCCTCGGCTGCGGGGAACAGGGACTGTTGGGCGAAGAGCATGCCAAGGCTGTAGTCGGTCTCCGGATCGTCGGGTTGGAGGGCAAGGGCGCGGGTGAGGTAGGTCTGAGCTTCCGGGAAGTTGCGCTCGTGGCGGTAGAGGTTTCCAAGGTTAAGCAGGGCGGTGGGGTAGTTCGGGCGGAGCGCAAGGGACTTATTGAAGTTTTCGTGGGCTTCCTGGGTCTGGCCCTCCTGGGCGGCCATCATACCGAGGTTGTTCCAGGCCTCGGGGTAGTCGGGCTTCAGTACAAGGGTTTGCTTCAGGTGTTGCCGGGCGCTTGGGAAGTCGTTGCGGCGGAGGCTGAGGGTGCCAAGGTTGTAATGGGCTTCGGCGTCGTTGGGGCGGTCGGCGATGACCTGCTGGAAGGAGGCGGCAGCCTGGTCCAGGTACCCGTGCTGAAACATGGCTACGCCGAAGGTGAAGTCGTTGCGGTGGAATGAGCCCTGATAGAGGGTGCCGGGAAAGGGAAGCGCAAGGGCTGTGCGTGCGGCGGTTGTTGTGGGAATCAGGCGGAGATCGGCGAGAAGGTCCTGCGGGTTGATTGGACCCTGGTAGATCCGGACGATCATGCTGTGGACATCCAGTAGAAAGGAGGTGGGAAGGGGCAGGTTGGTGCGGCGGTCGAAGAGGTAACGGAAGACGATGTTGTAGATGCCGCCGACCTCAGCCGTTGCCTTGAGCATGTGAAAGCGCATGTGCTGCTCTGGGGCAGGGTCGCCGAGGTTGAGGGCGAGGACGGTGAGCGTAGCTGGCGGGATGGTGTCGAGGGTGCGAAGCTCGGTTTGCCAGGTTGGATTGGCGGTGGACCAGAGGTGGAGCAGAACGGGACGACCGGCGAAGGTATCGAGGGAGGTCTGAATGCCTTGCTGGTTGGGCAGCGTGAATGCAGGTGCTTTGAGGGGATCGAGAAGCCAGGTTGCGATCGTGGTTGGGATCGTCTGACCCTCGACTGGCTGGCTCGGATGGGTGTAGGTCTCCGCGGTCGGGGCGAATGGAGTGACCCTGGGTGAGGGATCGGCTTCGACGATCTGGATGCGGGTGTTACGAGGAAGATCGTGGAATTGCTGGCTCTCGCCGCTGGGCCAGCGGATGTTCGCATGGATGGGTTCGGTGCCGTTGCCCAGACCGAAGAACAGTTCCTTCGTGTGCTGGGAGAGGAAGCCGGAGCCAGCCTGGAGGGAGCGGGTCTGCACGAGGTCTCCGCAGTGGAGGGTGATCACGGTACCGATGGCGTCGCGGTTGGAGTGGGTGCCACGAAGGCGGAAGGCGATGGCGTCGCCGAGGTGCTCCATATTGTTGTGAAGGATGCGGATCTGGGGTCCGTTGCGGTTCTTGAGGATGATTTCGAGGCGGCCATCGCCGTCGAGGTCGGAGAGGGCGAAGGAGCGGCCGTCTTCGAGGAAGTCCAGGCCGAGGGGGCCTGAGACTTCGGTGAAGGTGCCGTCGCCGTTGTTGGCGAGTGCTACGTTGCGTTCGTGACCGCTCCAGGAGCTGTCGGTGCGGATGAGTTCGTTCAGGGCATTCCAGCCGCGCTCGTAGGCGAGGGAAGGGCTGGCATCATCGGGAGATCTCCCTACCACCTGCCGCCAGAAGAAACTGTCGAGATCGCTGGTCGGAGCGGATGGTGTTTGGGGAGCGGTGATGTAGCCGTTGGTCACGTAGAGGTCGGCGTGACCGTCGCGGTCGAAGTCGAAAAAGTCCGATCCCCAGGCCCAGCGGCCCATCTCGACGCCAGCCTCTTCGCTGACGTTCGTGAAAGCGCCGTCAGGTTCGCTGCGATAGAGAGCATTCCCGCGCGCGTGTCGCTGGTAGAGTTCGCGGACGGCAGGCGTTGAGGAGGAGTGAAAGGGTTGCAGTTGGGAGACGCGCTGCCCTGCGGCGGACCACATGTTCGCCGCGTAGATCCCGGGACGGCCCGTGTTGGCGTAGTCGGCCCACGCGGCACTCATGCCCGCACCAACATCCTGCACATGGGCGGCGGCCGATACCGCCTCGAAGGTGCCGTTCCCCTTGTTGCGGTAGAGGTTGTTGCGACCGAAATCGTTCACGACATACAGGTCGGGAGAGTTGCCCGCATTTTCCTGCCAGGCACAGGCAAAGCTGTACCGATCGTTCTCCCGGTTCAGGCCCGCGGCTTCGGTGCGGTCCGTGAAGGTCCCGTCGCCCTCGTTATGCATGAGGAAATTAGGTGGACCATTGCGAGCGTCGAAGTAAGGAGTTGGATAGTGGTACTGGTCAAGCCCCAGGTAGTAGCTGTAAAGGCAGAAATAGATATCGAGGCGGCCGTCGCGGTCGTAGTCAGAGACGGCAGCATGGGTAAAGGTACCCTGGGGAGGGTGCAGGAAGCGGAAGGCGTCCGGCTTGAGCCTGAAGGTTTCGTCACCCTGGTTGAGGAAGAGCAGAGGACCGCTGCCGCAGACTACGAGCAGATCCTGAAGGCCGATATTGCGGAAGTCGGCGAAGAGGGCACAGGCCGTATTGTCGAGCACGCCGACCCCGGCCTTTTCCGTCACGTCCTCAAACGTGCCGTCGCCACGGTTCCGGTACAGACGATTCGGCAGTCCGGCTGGCTGTGAGACGTACAGGTCATCGAAGCCATCGTTGTTGTAGTCGCCCACTGCGACCCCGTTGTTTCCATACACGTCGATCCCGCTGGCTCCGTCCAGGACGGTGCGCCAGTAGTCCGAGCCGTTACGAAGCTGCTGCCCATAGGAAGCGTTTGCTCCAAGCGCATTGTGCGAGACGTCCACGAACCCCCCGCCGCGAACGAGGGCTGCCGACTCTGTGGAAGCTTCGAGGCGCGTGGTGATCCATTTCGTTTCAGAGGCCGCAGTCTTTTGGTCAGACCAGATCACACGCCAGGATCCAACGCGTTGTTCACGGCTACGGTCCTCTTTCTCTATGGTCAGGTTGTAGCGGATGGATGTTAGGAGCATGCGGGGATCACCGACGTGCTCTTCCAGTGAGGTGAGCTGAAACTCAACCTGCTGCAAATGGGTGCCCACCCCAATCCACTCACGGAGCGACGTTGCCAGTACATGCGCGCCCATTGTCTGCACGGGACCGAAAGAGCGCTTGAAGCAGGCTACGCCGTGTTTGTCACGAAGCTTTGTCTGGTTGACGAACGTAAGAGGCGATGCTTCAAGGCGGGGTGCAAAGTCCTTAACGATTGCCTGGAGGTCACCCGCTTGCATGCTTCGTCCCCAGACCGCGAGGATGGCTTCGATTTGAGCGGCGTATTCCTCGGTTGGGTATGCATCAGAACCGGGCCTGACAAGGCGCAGGACATCTTCGAGTGGAGACCGAACAGGATACTGGGGAAGATAACGCACATCGCTGAACGGCTGCGGGCCACCCTGATAAGAATCCATGTGCGGGGCACGTCCAGCCAAAGCCGAGAAGGCGGCAGGGCGTAACAGCAAAGGAGCCAAACCAAGCTGCTTGATGAGCGATCTGCGGTTCAGCCTGTAGATAGCGTCGTTTGTTCCTGCCATGCTCTAACCTGACCCGACGATCTAGCCCTTTCGGTCCAGCCACCCACTATAAACAAAGGGCATTAGCCCTGCGACGATGCCACCGAAGCGCCAAGTTGGGTGTGCGGGATATTTTCCGAGCTAAATACTTCATTTGACAATACTTCATTTGACAGAAAGCGGTCCTCGGTCCTACGCTAGGTTGCGCAAAAAGAGAAGAAGTTATCGGTAACCGAATGGATCGGTTTCTAGCCCCCGTTTCAAGACCGGATCGGGGCACCAGGATACCGGCGGCAGCACGGATGATTCACTTCGTGGAGGCAGGGATGGCTATGATGCGAGCGAAGTTCAGGTGTTCAGGATGGGCAGCGTTGCTGCTTGTCACGGCAGTGTTTTTCAGCTTTTTCACGCCATCGGCCATTCACGCGCAGGTTGACCAGGGTTCCATTACGGGCGTCGTCCAGGATTCCACGGGTGCGGTTGTGCCTGGAGCGGCCGTGACGCTGAGAAACACCGATCAGGGGATTACGGTAGAGACCAAATCAACGTCGACCGGAGACTATACGTTTTCTCCAGTACGTATCGGTAACTACACTGTGACCGTAGCGGCTCCTGGGTTTTCAACGACAACGCAGCAGGCCTTGACGGTTGCCGTGGGTCAACAGTTACAAGTAAATGTCACACTACAGGTAGGCGCGACCGGAACGGAAGTGACGGTCTCGACTGCTCCGCCGCAATTACAGACCGATGAGTCTTCGGTTGGGCAGGTGATCGACGAGCATACTACCGAGTCGCTTCCCCTGAATGGTCGCAACTTTACCTTTCTGGCGCAGTTGAGCGCCGGCGTCAACGTTTCGCAGAATGACACGCGTGGAAACGCTGCTTCCGGTGCGTTTACCGCGAACGGGCTGCAGTCAGCGCAAAACAACTATCTGCTGGACGGCATCGACAATAACTCCAATGCGGCGGACTTTCTCAATGGAACCAACTACGTGATTCTGCCGCCAGTCGATGCGATCTCGGAGTTCAAGGTGCAGACCGCGGACTTCAGTGCGGAACTTGGCCGATCAGCCGGCGCGGTGCTGAACGCCACCATCAAGAGCGGGACGAACCAGTTCCACGGCGCGGTGTGGGAGTTCTTTCGCAACGACAAGCTGGATGCTGCGGACTGGTTCGAGAATAACAACGGGACAAAGAAGGGAAAGCTGCGGCAAAACCAATTTGGCGCATCGATAGGCGGCCCGATTCTCAAGAACAAGCTATTTTTCTTCGGAGACTATGAGGGGTTGCGGCGTGTTCAGGGAACTGTGTTGACCGGCACGGTGCCTACGCTTTCCGAGCGTAACAGTGGATTTACCAACCTTGGGGACCTCATCACAGGGCAGTCGGGTGCTCCGCGGACCGATACTCTCGGTCGGACCGTTCCGTTTGGGACCATCCTTGATCCGGCGACGACGCGAGCCACCACGGCCGGTGCGCTTGATCAGGCCTCCGGGAGAGCGGCGACTCAGACAGGGTTTGTTCGCGATCCGATCAACACGAATTGCGCTGCGAGCAGCAACAGTTTCGTGGGCTGCACGCTCAACCAGCTTCCCACCAGCCGCATCGACCCGAATGCAGTCAAACTGCTGAGCCTATACCCCACACCCACGACAGGTAACTTTACCTCCAACTACACCAACAGCCCAGCGCTGTACGAGCATCGCAATGCGTTCGATACGCGCATTGACTACAACGTCAATTCGGCGAACCAGATCTTCGGGCGTGTCAGCTTCGTGGACGATCCGAACTTTATCCCCAGTATCTTTGGTGGTGTCGCGGACGGTGGCGGGTTCCAGCAGGGAATCCAGACGGCTCGCTCCGAACAGGGAGTTGTTGCCTATACCCACGTCTTTAGTGGCAGTATGGTCAACGTGGCTCGCGTCGGGGCGAACCACCTGCACACGACACGTACAGGCACCCTCGGCAGCACTTCGGGCATCCCGGCGCAGTATGGCATTCAGGGTGTACCGCAAGGCAATTCGAACGGCGGTCTGCCCGCCATCATTATCTCGGGCCTCAACAATATCGGAAGCAGCGACTATCTGCCCTCCGATGAGATCAGCCAGACGTATCAGTTTGTCAACGATTTCAGCAAGGTGATCGGCCGCAACAGCATCAAGGCTGGATTTGAGTATCAAGACGTGCAC encodes:
- a CDS encoding dynamin family protein produces the protein MSDSRIAEESSTIHAQTQSQEDNPDSSAPAGGSPNDFLSYKRIELGCVTDLKRIIDLSVKTKINPSIVDLTREVLSRIENKRFLIAVVGEFKRGKSTFINALLGKNILPSDVEPCSATLNRVTYALRPSVTIHYKAEPGEQARTEEIDITQLSEYVTKLTPQSESNAAQVEEAIVHYPTEYCRNNVDIIDTPGLNDDDTMTAVTMSVLPKVDAAILVIMPEAPFDHYEGEFLTRHLLLNDLGRVLFVVNAMDRLRSPRDREKIVKVIEKRITDAVDMRLREQFDPASEDFKRYRQQIGNPTVFPLSSALALEAQESDNKKLMEESRFSEFTSALEKFLTHGRGTIELQVIANRILATSEEIVKKLNIEFGAISMAQHEFQAKYEQAVAELESLRSRRDAEIRKIDNAKFRTQQRLLPMVARLGDDLAAAAGEVIDATHPTSDDLTKDKLPAFTEDLNKRISSAVKLRVLRSSEALQLEIERDFQVEIERLKDFAVNVGETLGGIEQQFGTVQLDPSEQATRGNEAIVAAISVFTGFGGIWSGYREAGFKGAAVGGVASVGTFFVGGLLLGAISLPLSLPIMIGLGLISIFTGGKMARWAFSEDRAERFMTRYRKEILQRIDEEVRSRNLSHSVDENNENLFATLKDRLIGELSRSIDQTQATLDGLRDNRARNEVLDQRSRQESEEIRDEVIAIRSKALRLSNQLAEITHV
- a CDS encoding tetratricopeptide repeat protein, translating into MSALLGLKCTTHEADKKRRCVILPLLVLAFAIPMRSALLVGQAPTAILLTGKVVGLDGKPAAGAEVKLREQATDDVTVTTDASGSFELKSPPQTRYVLSADTVDHRHGELAVAELAVAEPREGLRIVVKTGAGAQAAMDFADKPNFTVAGITDWTAVGGHGSDATLRTSEEIARQTAALKNSAPERGPGSKREEGAKEVALREAVTAQPESYAANRALGDFYLQATRYAEASGFLETASRLHGGSAPDEYNAALACRGEGDFARARQHVMRALEKEDRAAYHALAGDLDERLGDPLAAAREDERATALEPSEANYFAWGSELLVHRAIWQAVEVFSRGAQLHPESQRLKMGQGAALFGGARYDEAAERLCEASDLDPANRETYVFLGKVGLASPSPAACVGKKLKRFVSMRPEDADANYYEAMILIKGREPGEQGRAADLLRKAVALNPQFAEGYLQLGILALARRDNAGAQAEFERAIKADASLAEAHYRLGVLYDRAGNSERARVEFARHEELVKDKAEAVERERREVKQFLVTSGDTHTK
- a CDS encoding CRTAC1 family protein, producing the protein MLLPRRHFLGSSLLLLGNTLTEALATPLHRWTDPALLQTIKAPTPPVQFVDVARQAGLTIPNVWGGIDHKRSIIEAKGSGLAFYDFDHDGWLDIYLTNGNRLGTEWPTGKAPTAHLYKNNRDGTFTDITEGSGLGITGWQTGVCVGDYNNDGLDDLFCCFWGQNRLMRNHGDGTFTDVTKQAGLLQDRVRWGAGCTFLDYNRDGHLDLFVCNYLKLDPSEIPPAADTHFCQWKGVPILCGPRGLPADTNLLYRNNGDGTFTDVSEKSGILKPGPRYSITAVSYDFDNDGWPDIYIAVDSQPSILFRNNHDGTFTDIAVAAGCAYSEGGREQAGMGVAVGDYDCDGNFDIFKTNFADDTSNLYHNDGKASFTDLTTDAGTSVNDQFVAWGCGFLDIDNDGWQDIMQVNGHVYPEIDSYHFNQTFKNPRLVYRNLGNGRFKDVSAQMGPGIAQRFSSRGAAFGDYDNDGGMDALILNMNDVPSLLRNTGVASGNWIKLKLIGTHCNRTAIGARARVTTGKHTQMDEVHSGTSVMSQSDLRLHFGLGQAGFADTIEIIWPTTGKSEKFTHIKANQILTIREGQGIIATVPGSPRKPA
- a CDS encoding FG-GAP-like repeat-containing protein yields the protein MAGTNDAIYRLNRRSLIKQLGLAPLLLRPAAFSALAGRAPHMDSYQGGPQPFSDVRYLPQYPVRSPLEDVLRLVRPGSDAYPTEEYAAQIEAILAVWGRSMQAGDLQAIVKDFAPRLEASPLTFVNQTKLRDKHGVACFKRSFGPVQTMGAHVLATSLREWIGVGTHLQQVEFQLTSLEEHVGDPRMLLTSIRYNLTIEKEDRSREQRVGSWRVIWSDQKTAASETKWITTRLEASTESAALVRGGGFVDVSHNALGANASYGQQLRNGSDYWRTVLDGASGIDVYGNNGVAVGDYNNDGFDDLYVSQPAGLPNRLYRNRGDGTFEDVTEKAGVGVLDNTACALFADFRNIGLQDLLVVCGSGPLLFLNQGDETFRLKPDAFRFLHPPQGTFTHAAVSDYDRDGRLDIYFCLYSYYLGLDQYHYPTPYFDARNGPPNFLMHNEGDGTFTDRTEAAGLNRENDRYSFACAWQENAGNSPDLYVVNDFGRNNLYRNKGNGTFEAVSAAAHVQDVGAGMSAAWADYANTGRPGIYAANMWSAAGQRVSQLQPFHSSSTPAVRELYQRHARGNALYRSEPDGAFTNVSEEAGVEMGRWAWGSDFFDFDRDGHADLYVTNGYITAPQTPSAPTSDLDSFFWRQVVGRSPDDASPSLAYERGWNALNELIRTDSSWSGHERNVALANNGDGTFTEVSGPLGLDFLEDGRSFALSDLDGDGRLEIILKNRNGPQIRILHNNMEHLGDAIAFRLRGTHSNRDAIGTVITLHCGDLVQTRSLQAGSGFLSQHTKELFFGLGNGTEPIHANIRWPSGESQQFHDLPRNTRIQIVEADPSPRVTPFAPTAETYTHPSQPVEGQTIPTTIATWLLDPLKAPAFTLPNQQGIQTSLDTFAGRPVLLHLWSTANPTWQTELRTLDTIPPATLTVLALNLGDPAPEQHMRFHMLKATAEVGGIYNIVFRYLFDRRTNLPLPTSFLLDVHSMIVRIYQGPINPQDLLADLRLIPTTTAARTALALPFPGTLYQGSFHRNDFTFGVAMFQHGYLDQAAASFQQVIADRPNDAEAHYNLGTLSLRRNDFPSARQHLKQTLVLKPDYPEAWNNLGMMAAQEGQTQEAHENFNKSLALRPNYPTALLNLGNLYRHERNFPEAQTYLTRALALQPDDPETDYSLGMLFAQQSLFPAAEEYLQKAIALRPDYPEALNNLGVLYVRQGDNARGEQQFLTCMRLSPAYEGTYLNLGSLYLTQGDKPRARKVIQDLLRLNPQSSAAKKALQTLDE